The Brassica napus cultivar Da-Ae chromosome C7, Da-Ae, whole genome shotgun sequence genome has a segment encoding these proteins:
- the LOC111208088 gene encoding glutathione S-transferase T3-like: MDPSSRNSHGFVNLLASQSSPPIDIDSAEAHVTSPGLVKPAERRKWSTKEDIVLISAWLNTRKDPIVSNEQKLGSFWKRIEEYFNSSPHLFGSLPREWSQCKQRWGRVNAEVCKFVGCHESALKEQASGQTENDVMKLAHDIFFNDYNVKFCLEHCWRELRFDQKWRSHCQPKEKRKESGPEVVSAEEEVRPPGVKASKAAKRKKPNEAAYEQIQSILAQKNTLSNKKILDRLLAKNIETLSDHEVALKNKLISEML, encoded by the coding sequence ATGGACCCTTCTTCCCGTAACTCTCACGGGTTTGTTAACTTGTTAGCTTCGCAGAGCAGTCCACCAATAGACATAGACTCTGCTGAAGCACATGTTACCTCTCCCGGGTTAGTTAAACCAGCGGAAAGGAGAAAGTGGTCAACCAAAGAGGACATTGTGCTGATcagtgcttggttgaacacCAGGAAGGATCCCATAGTGAGCAATGAACAGAAGCTAGGATCGTTTTGGAAGAGGATAGAAGAGTATTTCAATTCAAGTCCTCACCTCTTTGGCTCCCTTCCAAGAGAGTGGAGTcaatgtaagcagaggtggggaaggGTGAATGCGGAGGTCTGCAAGTTTGTGGGATGCCATGAAAGCGCGTTGAAGGAGCAGGCGAGTGGACAAACAGAGAATGATGTCATGAAGCTTGCTCATGACATCTTCTTCAATGACTATAATGTCAAGTTCTGTCTTGAACATTGCTGGAGAGAACTTAGGTTCGATCAGAAATGGAGATCACACTGTCAGCCGaaggagaaaaggaaggaaagtgGTCCGGAGGTGGTGAGTGCTGAGGAAGAGGTTAGGCCTCCGGGTGTCAAGGCCAGCAAAGCTGCCAAACGCAAGAAGCCAAACGAGGCAGCTTATGAACAGATACAGAGCATCCTAGCTCAGAAAAACACCCTTTCCAATAAAAAAATCCTAGATCGTCTCTTAGCCAAAAACATTGAAACACTATCTGATCATGAAGTGGCGCTTAAGAATAAGCTTATCTCTGAAATGCTTTGA